One Magnolia sinica isolate HGM2019 chromosome 2, MsV1, whole genome shotgun sequence genomic window, CTCTGCGATCTTTTTCTTGTGCAAGAAGGGGACGATGGCCTTGTTGCTGAGAGTCGTCAGTAGCTGCTTCGACGAAGCGAGCGGCGACCTCGGTGCGATTTTCGAATTACTCTGCTCGCCGTTGCTACTGAGCTTCTTCGAGAGTCGGGTCGCGTGCTTCGCGCAGCGAGCGACGAGAGCAGATAGGACGAGCAGCAAGTTTGGAGATGTCTTTCCCATCTCTTCTCTTGGAGATGTCTTGCCCATcactctgagagagagagagagagagagagagagagagagggaattgcGAATTCTAACAGGGCTGAGAGAGGGGGAATTGCGAATTCTAAAAGGGCATTTAAGGCTGCTGGTGGGAAGGTTGAGGTGTGAGTATATATAGAGAATGAAGGATAACCGGAGGTAGACGGTGACTTTTTTGTATTGACTGACACGAGGGCAGTGACTTTTTTGTGCTTCTTTTGGAGATGGACTCATGGTTCGGCCACAACTCTCCTCTCTAGCTCAAAACGGAGTTAGTTTTGGACGTCAATTGCCTGCCGCCATAAGTTTtattgggcccaacttgatgtatgtgttatatccactccgtccatccatttctccaggtCATTATAGGTAACAAAACAAAacatgagatagatataaagctcaagtggaatataccatgggaaatagtggggattgaactcccaccggtGAAAACTCcttggagccacagaagttttggatcaagctaatatttgttttttcccttcatcctgattggattcaccttatgaacgggttggatgacataaaaTCATCACGGTTGcactagtaaggtttcaatggttgacatctacatccccactgtttcatcttgtgtggtccacttgagatcttgaTCTACCTCATGCATGGTGGCGAAacgaatggacgaagtggatataacacatacatcacggtggcccccgcAGAGATTAGGGATGCAGGGGattgcaatccgcttccgttcgtttcgcctctgtcgcgactcaggACCATCGTATGTCGCAACCCACTGGGGCCCCCTTGATGAGATTCTTTGACAATTTTAACGGCACATGTTCTTTTTACTACCGTAAATAAGCATCTATTCCACATTCAATTTTCAACCATGGTCGTAActtttgatttttaagttgaaTACGAGCCattgagatttttctttttacTGCTATAAATTCAACTACATATAATGATTTTCAAGTGTAATTTTCTTTTGGGGGCCTTTATATCATAGATTCCAGaagatggacggttaagataatGGAACCACTAAGCGTGTCGTCCCCACTGGGGGCAACACGCGCTGGATCCTAAGTCGCGACTCTTGACATGGGCGGAAGTCAGAGCCAATCCTCAAAGAATTATTTGATACGCTGACGGAGTAGGACTACTTTCATACGCACGGGCACGGGAATCGTACTTCTCGGCGTGCGTTTATCTAAATCAAAACCGTTCAAATCATGGGCCTCGATGTGGATGGGACATTATCTGAAAAATGCAGTGAAAGGTGATCACTAAATGGCTTTCATAATGAATATTTTTTTATCGTACATATTTGATAAACAGATTCTGATTAGTCGGATGGGATATTCCAATTGATCTGATTTTGGGGCTGGCCTGATCTAATGCGGAGGCCACCATTTGAACGGTTTGATTTTAGAGCTGTGCGCAAGATGTTTGCAAGCGTATGAAATTTTATATGTGTATGCCACCGTTTGGTTTATGGCCCACTCACTACTTGATCTACTGAAGGAACGGTTCCTATATCATCTGTTTAGATGgaccatataaatatcatgatgggatATAGCCTGAAAATTACGGAGATTGAACCATCTGATTTCACTTGATGGATTTGGACCACTCCGCCAGTCCACCGTGTATGTGGTACAGATCTTCTGTGATCCTGAAATAAAATTGAGTGTAGCATGACAATCACAATGATTCGAGCAACCTTAACCATTTGATTTCGCTCTATTTTATTTTTGACCGTTCATTTGATGGCGTCCGGTCGGTTGGTTGAGATCGTTCCATCACTGTGATCTCTGTGATCTCAGGATGTTCGCCATGAAGAAGGAAgcacatgatttggacggtctaaatTGAAGTACACATATGTACTGCTACGATGGATGAGTAGCCGCAGTTTAGATAACGATACTGATTGAAGTACACTAAACAGTGGTTCACGTAGCCATGCGATGGCCCAGTCCCATGGAAATGGGCCAAGCTAAAAGTGCAAAAGGCTTACATCTAACTAGGAAAAAAAATattagatggacggttaggattgacTAAAAAATCTAGGTAGGCCGGTCGGATGAAGGGTTAGAAAAATGATAATCAAAAGTCTATATTTATTGTGCATGTGTTGCTGACGTGATGAGTAAGCCAGCCGGTATTTTCTGATAGCATATATGAGTAATAGTGGTCACACGTTGTACGTACCAGATCTCTTACACATGTGCCACGTTGGCACCTTCAGTGAGTTTGTGTTCGGCGCTTGAAGATGTAGAATCAGGGAATTAGCATTCTTGAGTCTGGCTAGTGGCTCGACATTGTGAGCCGAGCCGAACCATGTCCAACGAATAACCACCCTTGAAATTACGCGTCGGCATGTTGGCATGGAACCTTACAAAGGTAGAATGGTGGGGTCATGCTCATTGAAAAACCATACAACAGCACGTCGTATTGGGTATATttaagacatatatatatatgatctaaaccgttgatatgcTTAAAATTAACGTTGATTGATAAAAAGTTGAAACCTTTTGATTGATGGACTGTTATTCTTGAATATGTGTCCATCCTTTAGTTAGGCATCCATTTAAAGGTTACCATATCATTATCTTAAAAATTCATCTTGATCACTATCAACTATGTAtatcatcatatcaacggtttggattacccaATCATGGCCACATATGTACGGAACGATGTGAATCAGACTCTAGAATTCCGCGGGAGTCTTGTAGTCAAAGCAGAATGGAGCCTTCTTTCGAAGAATTGTACACTATACGTGGATTTTTATTCTGAAAAGTGGGGCCTATgcatcagtaatccagaccattggtatgtTTCATCGTATCATAAATGATTAATAATACACAAATAATTTTTGTTATAAGAATTGCTATCTAATTTTTAGCctttcaattgaatgtggacgGTCTCTATGTTTCTCTTCTGAACAATCTATTGGCAGGCCAAAAATCGGAAATTTAAGACTGTACTTTTGAAGATAAATCTTGGAACAGTCCACCCATGGTGATGCACAAAATATCAACGGTCGGTATTTAGTAGAACGGCCAACTTTATCGAAACGGAAAACTCACGTGTACCGTCAAATGAAGAAGGTCGCGTATACTATAATTACTGGCCTGAATTGAAGTGGTTGGGTCAACGAAAGAGTGTGAGACTCGCCATAAGAAGACAGTACGAAAGCATGCTTCTTTTTTTATTCAAATATCAGTGTGTGCAGGATGACACCGTTGCAACTTGGGCCTTGTAgtcttcggtgggccccaccttctgtTTGCAGTTTTGGACTTGGTCttttctatataaaaaaattcctaGCCAAGTTCTGCGTATTT contains:
- the LOC131230709 gene encoding uncharacterized protein LOC131230709; translated protein: MGKTSPREEMGKTSPNLLLVLSALVARCAKHATRLSKKLSSNGEQSNSKIAPRSPLASSKQLLTTLSNKAIVPFLHKKKIAEEKSEGSSSEDGWLWQREILMGEKCQPLDFSGVIYYDREGKQLSEIPLRSPRCGSPLHQSFSFPTTLVEKGGNY